In Candidatus Dadabacteria bacterium, the DNA window GAAGAGGGAGTCCTATCGAGGAGAGCATGGCAATCATGAAAAACAGTGCGTAAATCGGCATTACCTTCGCAAGCCCACCGAACTCAGAAATCATTTTAGTGTGACGTCTTTCGTATATCATTCCGACGAGAATAAAAAGAGCACCGGTTGAGAGACCGTGACCTATCATCTGGTAGACTCCGCCCTGTACACCGTGGAGATTGAAGATGAACACGCCCAGCATTATAAGTCCCATGTGACTTACGCTTGAGTAGGCGACCAGCTTCTTGAGATCCGTCTGCATGAAGGCCACCATCGCTCCGTAGATTATCCCGATGATGGAGAGGGCTATTAGAACCCCTGTGTATGCCTCTATCGCCTCCGGGAAAAACGGGATAAGAAATCTTATCACTGCGTAGGTTCCCATCTTAAGCAGAACGCCGGCAAGTATTACGCTCCCGGGCGTGGGGGCTTCAACGTGCGCGTCGGGAAGCCAGGTGTGAAATGGAAACATCGGAACCTTGATTGCGAAGGCCAGGAAAAAAGCCAGAAACACAAGCCCCTGGGGACTCAGTATCCCGTCAAAAGCAAGACTGGTCCTTTGGAGGTCGAAAAGGTTCATTGACGCAAAGCCGAACTGGTCTATGTGGGCGTAGTACATGTAGATGATCGCGACCAGCATAAGTCCGCTTCCAAGCGCCGTGTAGATGAAGAACTTTATTGCCGCGTAAATTCTTCTGGAGGATCCCCAGATTCCTATGATGAAATACATCGGGATCAGTACCGCTTCCCAGAATATAAAGAAAAGAATCATGTCGAGCGCGACAAAGGTCCCGATAAGCGCTGATTCAAGAAAAAGAGTAAGGCTGAGAAATGCTCTCCATCCGCCTTTTATCGCGTTCCAGGAACAAAGGACCGTGATGGGGAAAAGGAAGGTCGTTAGAAGCACAAGCAAAAGGCTGAGACCGTCGACTCCCAGATGATAAGACACCCCAAGGTCCGTAAGCCAGGGAATCTTCTCCTCAAACTGCATTGTGGAAAGTGAACCGTTAAAGCGGAAAAAAAGTGGAAGGGATATCAGAAATTCTACCAGCGCTATTACAAACGCAACCGCTTTTAA includes these proteins:
- a CDS encoding NADH-quinone oxidoreductase subunit M encodes the protein MSLDNNILSLLVFFPLLGAVVLAVLPYFQKVSDYQLKAVAFVIALVEFLISLPLFFRFNGSLSTMQFEEKIPWLTDLGVSYHLGVDGLSLLLVLLTTFLFPITVLCSWNAIKGGWRAFLSLTLFLESALIGTFVALDMILFFIFWEAVLIPMYFIIGIWGSSRRIYAAIKFFIYTALGSGLMLVAIIYMYYAHIDQFGFASMNLFDLQRTSLAFDGILSPQGLVFLAFFLAFAIKVPMFPFHTWLPDAHVEAPTPGSVILAGVLLKMGTYAVIRFLIPFFPEAIEAYTGVLIALSIIGIIYGAMVAFMQTDLKKLVAYSSVSHMGLIMLGVFIFNLHGVQGGVYQMIGHGLSTGALFILVGMIYERRHTKMISEFGGLAKVMPIYALFFMIAMLSSIGLPLLNGFIGEFLILLGVFAESYLYAALGATGLVLGAIYMLWAYQRVMFGPIVKKINTGLKDLNPREIALMIPLAVMIFLMGIYPQPFLSKMEPTITRMIDGTQQEAFRADVAVPEIRKNRP